The genomic DNA CCTTTGGGGAGTCTCGCGGTAATCTCTTGGCATTTGAGAAAAATTCAGGTACACTAAATCATGGTGTGTGAGACAAATGCACGTCGCATCAGGGGATAGGTAACCAAGGTGAATGTCTTATGAACAAGGTGTTGAGGATTTCGTTTGCACTGTTGTTGAGCGTTGCGTTGGCAGGGACCGCGTGGTCTGCTGAGAAGGGCAAGCTCGATGATAACCAGTACTGGGAGAAGCATCCCGAGCCGGCGCTGCAGGTTTTCAAGACCACCGGCCGCGGTGTGCGTGCGCTGATCTATCAGTCGCTCCAATCCTTGAAAGAGGGCAACGAGCACTTGCCTATCCTGGGTAGCGTCAAGATATTCGAGGGGATTGGCACGGGGCTGCTCGAACTGAGCGCCAGCACCTGTATGGGCATGGCCGGCTCGAAGCCTCGCCCTTACGATGAATTAAGCAAACCCAACACCATATTGAATGCCGATCCGCTCCTTCGCAACACCCGCCAAGTGGGAGGCACGGCCATCACAGCCTCCGAGGGTCTTCCCATGGTCGCGGGATTGTATGCCGCTCAGAAGGCCACCGACCAGGTGCCGCGCGAAACGAAAGAAGCGGAGGTCCTGCGCAGGGCGCCCGAGAAGAAGCGTATGACGGTGCCCGAAGCCCAGCGGAGATATGTGGGCGAGCGGGCGCAATACGGCCGCAAGATCGAGCGCGGCCGGGGCAATTTGCTCAAGCAGTTGCGCTACGCGGAATAACTCTCGCGAACGGCGCATCGCGTGGTCTTTACCCGCTTGCCAGCACGCAACGAGTATGCTGAATAGTCAAGGTAGGTCCGTGTCCAGTGAAGTCTCTCAAGGATAAACACTTTTGGTTCGTTCTTCTCTTTTTGGCTTCGTTCGCAGCCTTTCTTGAGTTGGGGCGCATGGACGTCTGTACTGACAACGAAGGCCAGCGCGCCACCCCGCCCGCAGAGATGCTCCGATCGGGCGACTTCATTGTGCCTACGATCAATGGTGTGACGTATCTGGCCAAACCCCCAATGCTCTACTGGGCCATCGCCGGCGTGTACAGAGCTACTGGAGAAGTCTCCGCGCTGACGGCCAGAATTCCAACTGCCGCGTGTGCGGTGGCGCTGATCCTTGCCGTCTACGTTGTCTTCCGGGCCAGGCTGGGCGGGCATCCGGCACGATGGGCTGCGCTGGGGCTTCTGGCCTCTCCTTATTTTCTCGAACGTTCCCGCTGGGCCGAGATTGACGTGCCACTGACCCTTGCAACGTTTCTGGCCATCGCCGCCTGCTGGGCGGCCATCGAATCCAAACGCCGTTTTCGCGGCGTCTGGCTCACCGTTGGCGCGGGTCTGGCGATGGGCGCTGCCATCATGTTGAAGGGACCGGCCCCCGTCCTCTTTCTCGGGGCAGCCTGGGCAGCCTATCTGATCACCAGAGGCGACGTTGGCCTGAAGCCCATGAAGCGGCTTGCCATGCTCACTGCCTTGGCGCTCCTGGTCCAATACTTGCTCAAACTAACCGGTATGCTGGCATTTCCAATTGCCCTCGCATCTGTGATGGCGTACACGGCCGTATGGGCATGGCGAAACGCCCCAGCCAGCCGAGCCAAGGCGACCGGTGTTGCTTTCGCCACTATCCTGATCGGTGTTCTCCTTGCCTCTCCCTGGGCACTGGCGGTATTGAATGCGCAGGGATGGGACAGCGTCCGGAAGCTGTTGAGTTCAGAGGTAATTACCCGAACCCATACGGCCACGGACATTAACAGCGGAAGCCCGCTGTATTATCTTGTAGCGCTCCCGCTGCTCGCCGCGCCATGGGGCTTCTTGTTTCCCTTTCATGCGTCTAGACACGAATGGCAGACCAACGGGTCCAACTACCGGCTCTGTATTGTCATGGCGTGGTTGAGCA from Candidatus Hydrogenedentota bacterium includes the following:
- a CDS encoding glycosyltransferase family 39 protein, yielding MDVCTDNEGQRATPPAEMLRSGDFIVPTINGVTYLAKPPMLYWAIAGVYRATGEVSALTARIPTAACAVALILAVYVVFRARLGGHPARWAALGLLASPYFLERSRWAEIDVPLTLATFLAIAACWAAIESKRRFRGVWLTVGAGLAMGAAIMLKGPAPVLFLGAAWAAYLITRGDVGLKPMKRLAMLTALALLVQYLLKLTGMLAFPIALASVMAYTAVWAWRNAPASRAKATGVAFATILIGVLLASPWALAVLNAQGWDSVRKLLSSEVITRTHTATDINSGSPLYYLVALPLLAAPWGFLFPFHASRHEWQTNGSNYRLCIVMAWLSILTFSLIAGKEYEYILPAFPFLLGATGVHLTNVLEKQSPNWMTAWTRHWGSALLVILSVLALAAPIYASVALRHPTLIAETILLGAVALAAGAWAVRNRAWRVHGIALQALLVVVAGLLSVRSFYYTGANSPRELAETAGGLLRAGYQVEVGWFRNPFTPAFAFYAAAPVPIQLNPTIVQERLNAETPYFFLVRERDLKNGQISLQPKAYQILMGPYTSKKYLMIGNASLPLLEHPPSHAPGG